A genomic region of Homo sapiens chromosome 4, GRCh38.p14 Primary Assembly contains the following coding sequences:
- the PRR27 gene encoding proline-rich protein 27 precursor has translation MKLLLWACIVCVAFARKRRFPFIGEDDNDDGHPLHPSLNIPYGIRNLPPPLYYRPVNTVPSYPGNTYTDTGLPSYPWILTSPGFPYVYHIRGFPLATQLNVPPLPPRGFPFVPPSRFFSAAAAPAAPPIAAEPAAAAPLTATPVAAEPAAGAPVAAEPAAEAPVGAEPAAEAPVAAEPAAEAPVGVEPAAEEPSPAEPATAKPAAPEPHPSPSLEQANQ, from the exons ATGAAGCTTCTCCTTTGGGCCTGCATTGTATGTGTTGCTTTTGCAAGGAAG agacgGTTCCCCTTCATTGGTgag GATGACAATGACGATGGTCACCCACTTCATCCATCTCTGAATATTCCTTATGGCATACGGAATTTACCACCTCCTCTTTATTATCGCCCAGTGAATACAGTCCCCAGTTACCCTGGGAATACTTACACTGACACAGGGTTACCTTCGTATCCCTGGATTCTAACTTCTCCTGGATTCCCCTATGTCTATCACATCCGTGGTTTTCCCTTAGCTACTCAGTTGAAtgttcctcctctccctcctaggGGTTTCCCGTTTGTCCCTCCTTCAAGGTTTTTTTCAGCAGCTGCAGCACCCGCTGCCCCACCTATTGCAGCTGAGCCTGCTGCAGCTGCACCTCTTACAGCCACACCTGTAGCAGCTGAGCCTGCTGCAGGGGCCCCTGTTGCAGCtgagcctgctgcagaggcaccTGTTGGAGCtgagcctgctgcagaggcaccTGTTGCAGCtgagcctgctgcagaggcaccTGTTGGAGTGGAGCCAGCTGCAGAGGAACCTTCACCAGCTGAGCCTGCTACAGCCAAGCCTGCTGCCCCAGAACCtcacccttctccctctcttgAACAG gCAAATCAGTGA